A DNA window from Motilibacter aurantiacus contains the following coding sequences:
- a CDS encoding peptide ABC transporter substrate-binding protein, translating into MRLRWRGRPTTGTRTAACALALATVLAGCSGGSGDEDDAAVPDGGGRAAIALIEPASLTPPNVAESAGQEIVDALFTGLVDYDESGAPRRTGLASSITTQDRKQWTITLAEGWTFHDGTPITSSSFVDAWNYGASTGQANSSYYSLIEGYDEVAPADDAPAPTATGRAMSGLKVVDERTFTVTLSQPDNSFETQLGYAAFFPLPPEALEDPKAYDDAPIGNGPFRMQGTWQHEQLIAVERWDDYKGEKPKLQGIDFKLFGSMDTAYNELLAGEVDVMTSLPAAQLATAPEEFGDRYRTFPSSYFAYLGLPSADPELRDVRVRRALSMAIDRQQLSDVVFHGTRVPADAYVGPTVPGYRSGSCGQTCTFDPVQARTLLAAGGGLDSITVTYNADGPHKEWVEALCNQVSSNLDVQCVATPVPDFSVLVERLMRAAEEEQPFGPFRMAYSQDWPTLENYLTSLYSSAGSNNLYGYADEEVDSLIAKGRSRPDQQAAIPDWQAAEDRVAEDVPVIPLFFGTTATLRSERVQDLQVDTFERIDKIALSVTE; encoded by the coding sequence ATGCGACTGCGGTGGAGGGGCCGTCCGACCACCGGCACGCGCACGGCGGCCTGCGCCCTTGCGCTGGCGACGGTGCTGGCCGGCTGCAGCGGTGGGAGCGGCGACGAGGACGACGCGGCCGTTCCGGACGGCGGCGGCCGGGCGGCGATCGCGCTGATCGAGCCGGCGTCGCTCACCCCGCCCAACGTCGCCGAGTCGGCCGGGCAGGAGATCGTCGACGCGCTGTTCACCGGCCTGGTCGACTACGACGAGTCCGGTGCCCCACGCCGGACGGGGCTCGCCTCCTCGATCACCACGCAGGACCGCAAGCAGTGGACGATCACCCTGGCGGAGGGGTGGACGTTCCACGACGGCACGCCCATCACGTCCTCCTCCTTCGTCGACGCCTGGAACTACGGCGCCAGCACCGGGCAGGCCAACAGCTCCTACTACTCGCTCATCGAGGGGTACGACGAGGTGGCCCCCGCCGACGACGCTCCCGCCCCCACCGCGACCGGGAGGGCGATGTCCGGGCTGAAGGTCGTCGACGAGCGCACCTTCACCGTCACGCTCTCCCAGCCCGACAACAGCTTCGAGACCCAGCTCGGGTACGCGGCCTTCTTCCCGCTGCCGCCCGAGGCGCTCGAGGACCCGAAGGCGTACGACGACGCCCCCATCGGCAACGGGCCGTTCCGCATGCAGGGCACCTGGCAGCACGAGCAGCTCATCGCCGTCGAGCGCTGGGACGACTACAAGGGCGAGAAGCCCAAGCTGCAGGGGATCGACTTCAAGCTCTTCGGCTCGATGGACACCGCGTACAACGAGCTGCTCGCCGGCGAGGTCGACGTCATGACCTCGCTGCCGGCGGCCCAGCTGGCGACGGCCCCGGAGGAGTTCGGGGACCGCTATCGGACGTTCCCGTCCTCCTACTTCGCCTACCTCGGGCTGCCCAGCGCCGACCCGGAGCTGCGCGACGTCCGCGTGCGCAGGGCGCTGTCGATGGCCATCGACCGCCAGCAGCTCAGCGACGTCGTGTTCCACGGCACCCGGGTGCCCGCCGACGCGTACGTCGGGCCCACGGTCCCGGGATACCGGTCGGGCAGCTGCGGGCAGACGTGCACCTTCGACCCGGTGCAGGCCAGGACGCTGCTCGCCGCGGGCGGCGGCCTCGACTCGATCACCGTGACCTACAACGCCGACGGCCCGCACAAGGAGTGGGTCGAGGCCCTGTGCAACCAGGTCTCCTCCAACCTGGACGTGCAGTGCGTCGCGACCCCGGTGCCCGACTTCAGCGTGCTCGTCGAGCGGCTGATGCGCGCCGCCGAGGAGGAGCAGCCGTTCGGGCCGTTCCGCATGGCGTACTCCCAGGACTGGCCGACGCTGGAGAACTACCTGACCTCGCTCTACAGCAGCGCCGGCTCGAACAACCTCTACGGCTACGCCGACGAGGAGGTGGACTCGCTGATCGCGAAGGGCCGCTCCCGGCCCGACCAGCAGGCCGCCATCCCGGACTGGCAGGCGGCGGAGGACCGGGTGGCCGAGGACGTGCCGGTCATCCCGCTCTTCTTCGGCACCACGGCGACGCTGCGCTCCGAGCGCGTGCAGGACCTGCAGGTCGACACCTTCGAGCGCATCGACAAGATCGCCCTCTCCGTCACCGAGTAG
- a CDS encoding OmpA family protein, with the protein MKTQDVSRRARARTVVGLAVGVGASLVTAAGLSFGGSTVAAAAASGGPVVLDGMDPVCHATMGESTDGYIAEVLKGLQGQARNANDGSIAVVGMTESSNSCGGTIGSKMPAFLSRITPTPTVAYYTDPDVLFAGIADGSLKPAVVWVPDPVSGNTSVQTKLTSNADNIADFVNNGGGLFSNMGQYGWLSALLPTARYNSGGCNGGPAVTTAGQTAFPGLTNSLVEACWHGYFTGDTGSLVPLVDWPYPNPLDPAVAVSIGGGSVSLPKNFDLQADPTSAETGTTRVFTAVLKDNSGSPRVGVTVTFTVTSGPNAGRTQTAVTDADGKATFTVVGSGAGTDVVTLTGTIGGTLRTATVEQVWTAAPAPVVAPAPPAPVAALAPVVVPAPAPKPVAAPVVTPPAAPAIGGVQTGNGKLVVTVVPPASNGGSPVTGYTVTAQPGNHTVTLGAEGGAATIPGLKNGTAYTLVVTATNTAGVSTTSTAAVATPLTVAGTAKVTVAAKTDSAVAVRIAGPANDGGSDVTGYVVTLTDDEGNQRTVKVGAAGGVVPLKGLKAGTTYKVSVVALNAAGSSPVAQVTLSVPAKKPVAIDMAKGDKAVLIPGSSLVLTGDALFQYQSGKLTPAGLRAVKAAAAGLEGAKRLRCDGYTDGGDTAANRALGLKRAQAVCAELKRQGVDAATSVKSYGGTHHVVKGGTREDRAPNRRVVVTVVA; encoded by the coding sequence ATGAAGACACAGGATGTGTCCCGACGGGCACGCGCTCGGACGGTCGTCGGGCTGGCCGTGGGCGTGGGTGCCTCGCTGGTGACGGCCGCGGGCCTGTCGTTCGGTGGCTCGACGGTCGCAGCGGCCGCCGCCTCCGGCGGGCCGGTCGTGCTGGACGGCATGGACCCGGTCTGCCACGCCACCATGGGCGAGAGCACCGACGGCTACATCGCCGAGGTGCTCAAGGGCCTGCAGGGCCAGGCGCGCAACGCCAACGACGGCAGCATCGCCGTCGTCGGGATGACCGAGAGCAGCAACTCGTGCGGTGGCACGATCGGCTCGAAGATGCCGGCGTTCCTCTCGCGGATCACGCCGACCCCGACGGTCGCGTACTACACCGACCCCGACGTCCTGTTCGCCGGCATCGCGGACGGCTCGCTCAAGCCCGCGGTCGTCTGGGTCCCGGACCCGGTCTCGGGCAACACGTCGGTGCAGACCAAGCTGACCAGCAACGCCGACAACATCGCCGACTTCGTGAACAACGGTGGCGGGCTCTTCTCCAACATGGGCCAGTACGGCTGGCTCTCCGCGCTGCTGCCCACCGCGCGCTACAACAGCGGCGGCTGCAACGGCGGCCCGGCGGTGACCACGGCGGGTCAGACCGCGTTCCCGGGGCTCACCAACTCGCTCGTCGAGGCCTGCTGGCACGGCTACTTCACCGGCGACACCGGCTCGCTGGTCCCGCTCGTCGACTGGCCGTACCCGAACCCGCTGGACCCGGCGGTCGCCGTCTCGATCGGCGGCGGCTCGGTCAGCCTGCCGAAGAACTTCGACCTGCAGGCCGACCCGACCTCGGCCGAGACCGGCACCACCCGCGTCTTCACGGCCGTCCTCAAGGACAACAGCGGCTCCCCGCGGGTGGGCGTGACCGTCACCTTCACCGTCACCAGCGGCCCGAACGCCGGCCGCACGCAGACCGCCGTCACCGACGCCGACGGCAAGGCCACCTTCACGGTCGTCGGCTCCGGCGCCGGCACCGACGTGGTCACGCTCACCGGCACGATCGGCGGCACCCTGCGCACGGCCACCGTCGAGCAGGTCTGGACCGCCGCCCCCGCTCCGGTGGTGGCGCCGGCCCCGCCGGCCCCGGTCGCGGCTCTGGCCCCGGTCGTGGTCCCGGCCCCGGCCCCGAAGCCGGTGGCCGCCCCGGTCGTCACCCCGCCGGCGGCGCCCGCGATCGGCGGCGTCCAGACCGGCAACGGCAAGCTCGTCGTCACCGTGGTCCCGCCGGCCTCCAACGGCGGCTCGCCGGTCACCGGCTACACCGTCACCGCCCAGCCCGGCAACCACACCGTGACGCTCGGCGCCGAGGGCGGCGCCGCGACCATCCCCGGGCTCAAGAACGGCACGGCCTACACGCTGGTCGTCACCGCGACGAACACGGCGGGCGTCTCGACCACGAGCACGGCCGCTGTCGCCACCCCGCTGACCGTCGCCGGGACCGCCAAGGTCACGGTGGCCGCGAAGACCGACTCCGCGGTGGCCGTCCGCATCGCCGGCCCGGCGAACGACGGTGGGTCCGACGTGACGGGCTACGTCGTCACGCTCACCGACGACGAGGGCAACCAGCGGACCGTGAAGGTCGGCGCCGCGGGTGGCGTCGTGCCGCTCAAGGGCCTCAAGGCCGGCACGACCTACAAGGTCTCGGTCGTGGCCCTCAACGCCGCCGGCTCCTCCCCGGTCGCGCAGGTCACGCTCAGCGTGCCGGCGAAGAAGCCCGTCGCCATCGACATGGCCAAGGGCGACAAGGCGGTGCTGATCCCCGGGTCCTCGCTCGTGCTCACCGGCGACGCGCTCTTCCAGTACCAGTCGGGCAAGCTGACGCCGGCCGGCCTCCGCGCGGTCAAGGCCGCGGCGGCGGGCCTCGAGGGCGCCAAGCGGCTGCGGTGCGACGGCTACACCGACGGCGGCGACACCGCGGCCAACCGGGCGCTCGGCCTGAAGCGGGCGCAGGCCGTGTGCGCCGAGCTCAAGCGCCAGGGCGTGGACGCCGCGACCTCGGTCAAGAGCTACGGCGGCACGCACCACGTGGTCAAGGGCGGGACGCGCGAGGACCGCGCCCCCAACCGTCGCGTCGTGGTGACGGTCGTCGCCTGA
- a CDS encoding TIGR03557 family F420-dependent LLM class oxidoreductase, producing MTEPAPALSRRGLLTGAAVAAGTIALPATAYAAPAPPRPARPVPVGFVLSHEQFQTQALVQWGAQAEAAGFGLMWTSDHLQPWQDVQGHSMHPWMTQALLSAATSRATFGTGVTCPIYRYHPSEVAQAWATLGILAPGRVFLGVGTGEALNEKAGTGQFGPYAERAARLVEAVQLIRRLWEGERVTWSGTYYSVDRFQLYDVPERPVPIYMAASGPKSAYNAGLHGDGWICSAADIRKPELRDAFARGARAAGKDPDAMPKYVEVFVNVGDGPGLEYAAKRWRFTVDPWDPSLLYDPDPVSIQQKANSYWPLPQVYGSWPKTGDPADHVAALQGVLDLGGTPFVHSGQRNQSAVIDFYGRHVLPQLKV from the coding sequence ATGACCGAGCCCGCTCCCGCCCTGTCCCGCCGCGGCCTGCTGACCGGCGCCGCCGTCGCAGCCGGCACCATCGCCCTGCCCGCCACCGCGTACGCCGCGCCCGCGCCGCCGCGGCCGGCCCGGCCCGTCCCCGTCGGGTTCGTGCTCTCGCACGAGCAGTTCCAGACCCAGGCCCTCGTGCAGTGGGGCGCGCAGGCCGAGGCGGCCGGGTTCGGCCTGATGTGGACCAGCGACCACCTCCAGCCCTGGCAGGACGTCCAGGGCCACTCGATGCACCCCTGGATGACCCAGGCGCTGCTCAGCGCCGCGACGAGCCGCGCGACGTTCGGCACCGGCGTCACGTGCCCGATCTACCGCTACCACCCCAGCGAGGTCGCCCAGGCGTGGGCCACGCTCGGGATCCTCGCCCCCGGGCGCGTCTTCCTCGGCGTCGGGACCGGCGAGGCGCTCAACGAGAAGGCCGGCACCGGGCAGTTCGGGCCGTACGCCGAGCGCGCCGCGCGGCTCGTCGAGGCCGTCCAGCTCATCCGCCGGCTGTGGGAGGGCGAGCGCGTCACCTGGTCCGGGACGTACTACTCCGTCGACCGCTTCCAGCTCTACGACGTCCCCGAGCGCCCGGTGCCGATCTACATGGCCGCCAGCGGGCCGAAGAGCGCGTACAACGCCGGGCTGCACGGGGACGGCTGGATCTGCAGCGCCGCCGACATCCGCAAGCCCGAGCTGCGCGACGCCTTCGCCCGTGGGGCGCGGGCGGCCGGCAAGGACCCCGACGCGATGCCCAAGTACGTCGAGGTGTTCGTGAACGTGGGCGACGGGCCCGGCCTGGAGTACGCCGCGAAGCGCTGGCGGTTCACGGTCGACCCCTGGGACCCGTCGCTGCTCTACGACCCGGACCCGGTCTCCATCCAGCAGAAGGCCAACTCCTACTGGCCGCTGCCGCAGGTCTACGGCTCCTGGCCCAAGACCGGCGACCCCGCCGACCACGTCGCGGCGCTCCAGGGAGTCCTGGACCTGGGCGGGACGCCGTTCGTCCACTCCGGACAGCGGAACCAGTCTGCGGTGATCGACTTCTACGGGCGCCACGTCCTGCCGCAGCTGAAGGTCTGA
- a CDS encoding DUF3817 domain-containing protein, which produces MSSALKRYRVMAYIVGVMLLILVLVAMPVRYIGGHPEFSETFSPIHGACYIAYLIVAFDLGMKARWSKPRIVAVLLAGAVPFLSFVVERRVTRDAEAAIRAGA; this is translated from the coding sequence GTGAGCTCTGCCCTGAAGCGCTACCGAGTCATGGCCTACATCGTCGGCGTGATGCTGCTGATCCTCGTCCTCGTGGCGATGCCGGTCCGCTACATCGGGGGCCACCCGGAGTTCTCCGAGACGTTCTCGCCCATCCACGGCGCCTGCTACATCGCCTACCTGATCGTGGCGTTCGACCTGGGGATGAAGGCGCGCTGGTCCAAGCCGCGGATCGTCGCGGTCCTGCTGGCCGGGGCCGTCCCGTTCCTCTCGTTCGTGGTCGAGCGCCGCGTCACCCGGGACGCCGAGGCAGCGATCCGCGCGGGGGCCTGA
- a CDS encoding SURF1 family protein, which produces MSRRLWTTSALVLHALLAVVLVAFGWLGSWQLERFLDKARGTVVVRDDPAVPLTALARPGQEEVSESALGRLVTVEGEYLPGGQLLLPDRELRGRQGYWLLAPLRAAAGGDVVPVVRGWVESPDAAAADLPSGPVTLTGRVQPAEPVDDVGDEGLPAGQVLAASPVELLATVQAPLYNLLVVAASEAPRVAAAPEPVELWVHRPGGGFPLQNFAYAIQWWVFAAFAVFMWWRFLPEADDSPPAGSRHDSEAGIPAGTTAGDRPAEPLRTSS; this is translated from the coding sequence GTGAGCCGGCGGCTGTGGACAACGAGCGCGCTGGTGCTCCATGCCCTGCTGGCCGTGGTCCTGGTCGCGTTCGGCTGGCTGGGCTCCTGGCAGCTGGAGCGCTTCCTGGACAAGGCGCGCGGGACGGTCGTCGTGCGCGACGACCCCGCCGTGCCGCTGACGGCCCTCGCCCGGCCCGGCCAGGAGGAGGTGTCCGAGAGCGCCCTGGGACGGCTCGTGACCGTCGAGGGCGAGTACCTCCCCGGCGGGCAGCTGCTCCTGCCCGACCGCGAGCTGCGGGGGCGGCAGGGCTACTGGCTGCTCGCGCCGCTGCGGGCCGCAGCCGGCGGCGACGTCGTGCCGGTCGTGCGCGGCTGGGTCGAGAGCCCTGACGCGGCCGCCGCCGACCTCCCGTCCGGCCCGGTGACCCTGACCGGCCGGGTGCAGCCCGCCGAGCCCGTCGACGACGTCGGCGACGAGGGCCTGCCCGCGGGCCAGGTGCTCGCCGCGAGCCCCGTGGAGCTGCTCGCGACGGTGCAGGCCCCGCTCTACAACCTGCTGGTCGTCGCGGCGTCGGAGGCCCCGCGCGTCGCGGCCGCGCCGGAGCCGGTGGAGCTGTGGGTGCACCGGCCGGGGGGCGGCTTCCCCCTGCAGAACTTCGCGTACGCGATCCAGTGGTGGGTCTTCGCCGCCTTCGCCGTCTTCATGTGGTGGCGCTTCCTGCCCGAGGCCGACGACAGCCCACCTGCGGGCAGCAGGCACGACAGCGAGGCCGGCATCCCGGCCGGAACAACCGCCGGCGACCGGCCGGCCGAGCCCCTGAGGACATCGTCGTGA